In Streptomyces sp. NBC_00091, the following proteins share a genomic window:
- a CDS encoding O-methyltransferase, which produces MRQLWGQERVISGNRQTSWAFADAFVAEDDALRWARDRSREAGLRSVSPGTGAALRLLAATADAKAVAEIGTGTGVSGIHLLHGMRPDGVLTTVDPEPDRQAFARQAFRAAGFAGNRARFIPGRALDVLPRLADGGYDLVFCDGDPAESLDYLAESLRLLRPGGLVCFEGVFSDGRTVDSAAQPVEVIRVRELLRTVRESPALEAALLPVGDGLLCAVRR; this is translated from the coding sequence TTGCGCCAACTATGGGGACAGGAGAGGGTCATTAGCGGCAACCGGCAGACGAGCTGGGCGTTCGCCGACGCGTTTGTCGCCGAGGACGACGCTCTGCGATGGGCCCGCGACCGGTCCAGGGAAGCGGGCCTGCGGTCCGTCTCCCCCGGCACCGGGGCCGCGCTGCGCCTGCTCGCCGCCACCGCGGACGCCAAGGCGGTCGCCGAGATCGGCACGGGGACGGGCGTCTCCGGCATCCACCTGCTGCACGGGATGCGGCCGGACGGCGTACTGACCACGGTGGATCCCGAACCCGACCGGCAGGCCTTCGCCCGCCAGGCCTTCCGCGCCGCCGGCTTCGCGGGCAACCGGGCCCGCTTCATCCCCGGCCGGGCCCTGGACGTCCTGCCGCGGCTCGCCGACGGCGGCTACGACCTCGTCTTCTGCGACGGGGACCCCGCCGAGTCCCTGGACTACCTCGCCGAATCGTTGCGCCTGCTGCGGCCCGGGGGGCTGGTGTGCTTCGAGGGGGTCTTCTCCGACGGCCGCACCGTCGACTCCGCCGCCCAGCCGGTGGAGGTCATCCGGGTCCGCGAGCTGCTGCGCACCGTCCGGGAGAGCCCGGCCCTGGAGGCCGCCCTCCTCCCGGTGGGCGACGGCCTCCTCTGCGCGGTCCGCCGCTAG
- a CDS encoding CBS domain-containing protein — MAAGAPRIFVSHLSGVPVFDPNGDQVGRVRDLVAMLRVGGRPPRLLGLVVEVVSRRRIFLPMTRVTGVESGQVITTGVVNMRRFEQRPTERLVLGELLDRRVTLGATGEEVTVLDVAIQQLPARRDWEIDRIFVRKGKAGALRRRGETLTVEWSAVTGFSLEEEGQGAENLVATFEQMRPADLANVLHHLTPKRRAEVAHALDDDRLADVLEELPEDDQVEILGRLKEERAADVLEAMDPDDAADLLSELPEEEKERLLTLMQPDDAADVRRLLSYEENTAGGLMTTEPIVLRPDATVADALARVRKSDLSPALAAQVYVCRPPDETPTGKYLGMVHFQRLLRDPPFTLVSSLVDTDLPPLLPDASLRAVTSYLAAYNMVAAPVVDESGSLLGAVTVDDVLDHLLPDDWRETDFHSEEAVHGH, encoded by the coding sequence ATGGCTGCAGGCGCCCCGCGGATCTTCGTCTCGCATCTGTCGGGTGTGCCCGTCTTCGATCCCAACGGCGACCAGGTCGGCCGGGTCCGCGACCTCGTCGCGATGCTGCGCGTCGGCGGCCGTCCGCCCCGGCTGCTGGGCCTGGTGGTCGAGGTGGTCAGCCGGCGCCGGATCTTCCTGCCCATGACCCGGGTGACGGGCGTGGAGTCCGGGCAGGTCATCACCACCGGTGTCGTCAACATGCGGCGCTTCGAACAGCGCCCCACCGAGCGGCTGGTCCTGGGCGAACTGCTGGACCGCCGGGTGACGCTGGGGGCCACGGGCGAGGAGGTCACCGTCCTGGACGTGGCCATCCAGCAGCTGCCGGCCCGCCGCGACTGGGAGATCGACCGGATCTTCGTACGCAAGGGCAAGGCCGGCGCGCTGCGCCGGCGCGGCGAGACCCTGACCGTGGAGTGGTCGGCGGTCACCGGCTTCTCCCTGGAGGAGGAGGGCCAGGGCGCCGAGAACCTGGTCGCGACCTTCGAGCAGATGCGCCCGGCGGACCTGGCGAACGTCCTGCACCACCTGACGCCGAAGCGGCGCGCCGAGGTGGCCCACGCCCTCGACGACGACCGGCTCGCGGACGTCCTGGAGGAGCTCCCCGAGGACGACCAGGTGGAGATCCTCGGCAGGCTGAAGGAGGAGCGCGCGGCCGACGTCCTGGAGGCGATGGACCCGGACGACGCGGCCGACCTGCTCTCCGAGCTGCCCGAGGAGGAGAAGGAGCGGCTGCTGACCCTGATGCAGCCGGACGACGCCGCCGACGTGCGGCGCCTGCTGTCGTACGAGGAGAACACCGCGGGCGGTCTGATGACCACCGAGCCGATCGTGCTGCGCCCGGACGCCACCGTCGCGGACGCGCTGGCCCGCGTACGCAAGTCGGACCTGTCCCCGGCGCTGGCGGCGCAGGTCTACGTGTGCCGGCCGCCGGACGAGACCCCGACGGGCAAGTACCTGGGGATGGTGCACTTCCAGCGGCTGCTGCGGGACCCCCCGTTCACCCTGGTCAGCTCGCTGGTGGACACCGACCTTCCGCCGCTGCTTCCGGACGCCTCGCTGCGCGCCGTGACCAGCTACCTGGCCGCGTACAACATGGTCGCGGCGCCCGTCGTCGACGAGAGCGGCTCCCTGCTGGGAGCGGTCACCGTGGACGACGTACTGGACCACCTGCTGCCCGACGACTGGCGGGAGACGGACTTCCATTCCGAGGAGGCCGTACATGGCCACTGA
- a CDS encoding zf-HC2 domain-containing protein, with product MSGASPSPAEQHLGDRLAALVDGELGHDARERVLAHLATCAKCKAEADAQRRLKTLFVESAPPPLSAGLLARLQGLPGTGPDGPSGPSGPGGGPGAPLAPPAPGVDPFSSFGYSAPAAPREGFRIHEVGRPRRRFAFVAAGAVSLAAIALGGSLPLEGIEPNARGEAPATRPGPVVPLTDAFVRDRVPTPGGVPAPVPAGQLPTAPSSAPATAQPVSLSR from the coding sequence GTGAGCGGAGCCAGTCCGTCCCCCGCCGAACAGCACCTGGGCGACCGTCTCGCCGCCCTGGTGGACGGGGAGCTGGGGCACGACGCGCGCGAGCGTGTGCTGGCGCACCTGGCGACCTGCGCCAAGTGCAAGGCCGAGGCCGATGCGCAGCGCCGGCTGAAGACCCTGTTCGTGGAGAGCGCCCCGCCGCCGCTGTCCGCCGGGCTGCTGGCCCGGCTGCAGGGGCTGCCGGGCACGGGGCCCGACGGGCCATCCGGGCCTTCCGGGCCGGGCGGCGGACCGGGGGCGCCGCTCGCGCCCCCGGCCCCGGGCGTCGACCCCTTCTCCTCGTTCGGGTACTCCGCCCCGGCCGCCCCGCGCGAGGGGTTCCGTATCCACGAGGTGGGCCGTCCCAGACGCCGCTTCGCCTTCGTCGCGGCGGGAGCCGTGTCGCTGGCCGCGATCGCGCTCGGCGGCTCGCTGCCGCTGGAGGGGATCGAGCCGAACGCCCGGGGTGAGGCCCCCGCGACCCGTCCGGGTCCCGTGGTCCCGCTGACCGACGCGTTCGTCCGCGACCGGGTCCCGACCCCCGGCGGGGTGCCCGCTCCGGTCCCGGCCGGGCAGCTGCCGACGGCCCCCTCCTCGGCCCCGGCGACGGCGCAGCCGGTTTCACTCTCCCGTTGA
- a CDS encoding DUF1003 domain-containing protein — protein sequence MATERGRGEAARERRRERREHARDGLSERLEEAAERLRTERLERSAERSKSGAPAGASALTRSRVRLDQPRPGRRRLLPEYDPEAFGRLSEKVARFLGTGRFIVWMTLVIVVWVLWNIFAPDHLRFDQYPFIFLTLMLSLQASYAAPLILLAQNRQDDRDRVNLEQDRKQNERSIADTEYLTRELAALRMGLGEVATRDWIRSEFQDLIKEMDERRLFPGESDEVDR from the coding sequence ATGGCCACTGAGCGGGGGCGCGGCGAGGCCGCGCGCGAACGGCGCCGGGAGCGGCGCGAGCATGCCCGGGACGGGCTCTCGGAGCGGCTGGAGGAGGCCGCGGAGCGGCTGCGTACCGAGCGGCTGGAACGTTCCGCCGAACGGTCGAAGAGCGGTGCGCCCGCCGGGGCGAGTGCGCTGACGCGTTCGCGCGTACGGCTGGACCAGCCGCGCCCGGGGCGCCGCAGGCTGCTGCCCGAGTACGACCCGGAGGCCTTCGGGCGGCTGTCGGAGAAGGTCGCGCGGTTCCTCGGCACGGGCCGGTTCATCGTCTGGATGACCCTGGTCATCGTGGTGTGGGTGCTGTGGAACATCTTCGCGCCCGACCACCTGCGCTTCGACCAGTACCCCTTCATCTTCCTGACGCTGATGCTCTCGCTCCAGGCCTCGTACGCGGCCCCGCTGATCCTGCTCGCGCAGAACCGGCAGGACGACCGCGACCGGGTCAACCTGGAGCAGGACCGCAAGCAGAACGAGCGCTCCATCGCCGACACGGAGTACCTGACCCGGGAGCTCGCGGCGCTGCGGATGGGCCTGGGCGAGGTCGCCACCCGGGACTGGATCAGGTCGGAGTTCCAGGACCTGATCAAGGAGATGGACGAGCGGCGTCTATTCCCCGGTGAAAGTGACGAAGTCGACCGCTGA
- a CDS encoding putative quinol monooxygenase, with protein sequence MSDGFGLIVRFSLRDQEAAKAFDELCAITLEGIKGAEPGTLTYVVHVPEGEPLVRVFYELYADRAAFDAHEVQPHTKHFLAQRDQYLAGVEVTFLDVIGGKVAARQ encoded by the coding sequence ATGAGCGACGGATTCGGCCTGATCGTGCGCTTCTCGCTGCGCGATCAGGAGGCCGCGAAGGCATTCGATGAGCTGTGTGCGATCACCCTGGAGGGCATCAAGGGCGCGGAGCCGGGCACGCTGACCTACGTGGTGCACGTGCCGGAGGGCGAGCCCTTGGTGCGCGTGTTCTACGAGCTGTACGCGGACCGTGCGGCCTTCGACGCCCACGAGGTGCAGCCGCATACCAAGCACTTCCTTGCCCAGCGGGACCAGTACCTTGCCGGTGTCGAGGTGACCTTCCTCGACGTGATCGGTGGGAAGGTGGCGGCACGGCAGTGA
- the sigE gene encoding RNA polymerase sigma factor SigE, with protein MVGAPLDTTRADRGGAAALVDRGGVLRRLFWSAGEPKSVTYTADRFHTAHTATTATFAADAGSQAWTPPTWEEIVSTHSARVYRLAYRLTGNQHDAEDLTQEVFVRVFRSLSTYTPGTFEGWLHRITTNLFLDMVRRKQRIRFDALGDDAAERLPSREPSPQQVLHDTHFDADVQQALDTLAPEFRAAVVLCDIEGLSYEEIAATLGVKLGTVRSRIHRGRSHLRKALKHRSPEARAEQRALAGVAVGAPGAGGEGGAE; from the coding sequence ATGGTAGGGGCTCCACTGGACACCACCAGAGCCGACAGGGGAGGTGCGGCTGCGCTTGTGGATCGTGGAGGCGTGTTGAGACGTCTCTTCTGGTCGGCGGGTGAGCCGAAATCCGTGACCTACACTGCTGACCGCTTCCACACCGCCCACACCGCGACCACCGCGACCTTTGCCGCCGATGCGGGCTCCCAGGCGTGGACCCCTCCCACGTGGGAGGAGATCGTCAGCACGCACAGTGCGCGGGTCTACCGCCTTGCCTACCGTCTGACGGGCAACCAGCACGACGCCGAGGACCTGACGCAGGAGGTCTTCGTCCGCGTCTTCCGGTCGTTGTCCACCTACACGCCCGGCACCTTCGAGGGCTGGCTGCACCGCATCACCACGAACCTGTTCCTGGACATGGTGCGCCGCAAGCAGCGGATCCGCTTCGACGCCCTCGGGGACGACGCCGCCGAGCGGCTGCCGAGCCGTGAGCCGTCCCCGCAGCAGGTGCTCCACGACACCCACTTCGACGCCGACGTGCAGCAGGCGCTGGACACCCTGGCGCCCGAGTTCCGTGCCGCCGTGGTGCTCTGCGACATCGAGGGCCTGTCCTACGAGGAGATCGCCGCCACGCTCGGCGTGAAGCTCGGCACCGTCCGCAGCCGTATCCACCGCGGCCGCTCGCACCTGCGCAAGGCGCTCAAGCACCGCTCTCCCGAGGCCCGCGCGGAACAGCGCGCGCTGGCGGGTGTGGCGGTGGGCGCGCCGGGCGCCGGGGGAGAGGGCGGAGCCGAGTGA
- a CDS encoding suppressor of fused domain protein produces the protein MAEILALVEARLRNAFGEPDARASVTFLGTDRIEVLRFAGGDLVRYATLGMSAHPMTDPTAVVADPVRGPRAELVLTVRAGLAPTDKLLRPLAVLAASPMVEGLVVAPGASLDVGEPLWEGAPFSSVLVAEPGGLVEDLELDEPMDPVRFLPLLPMTANEAAWKRVHGAAALQERWLARGTDLRDPLRTAVALD, from the coding sequence ATGGCAGAAATTCTGGCCCTCGTCGAAGCCCGGCTGCGCAACGCGTTCGGCGAACCCGACGCCCGCGCCTCCGTCACCTTCCTGGGCACCGACCGCATCGAGGTCCTCCGCTTCGCCGGGGGCGACCTCGTCCGGTACGCGACCCTCGGCATGTCCGCCCACCCGATGACCGACCCGACCGCCGTCGTCGCCGATCCGGTGCGCGGCCCGCGCGCCGAGCTGGTCCTGACGGTACGGGCGGGGCTCGCGCCCACCGACAAGCTGCTGCGGCCGCTGGCGGTCCTGGCGGCCTCCCCGATGGTCGAAGGGCTGGTCGTGGCCCCCGGAGCCTCGCTGGACGTGGGCGAACCCCTGTGGGAGGGGGCGCCGTTCAGCTCCGTCCTCGTCGCGGAACCGGGCGGACTCGTCGAGGACCTGGAACTGGACGAGCCCATGGACCCCGTCCGCTTCCTCCCCCTCCTTCCCATGACGGCGAACGAGGCCGCCTGGAAGCGGGTGCACGGCGCGGCCGCCCTCCAGGAGCGCTGGCTCGCGCGCGGCACGGATCTGCGGGACCCTCTGCGTACGGCCGTCGCACTGGACTGA
- a CDS encoding sec-independent translocase translates to MFNDIGALELVTIVVLAVLIFGPDKLPKVIQDVSGFIRKIRAFSDSAKQDIRSELGPDFKDFEFEDLNPKTFIRKQLTENEDLQELRSSFDLRKELNEVTDAVNSRETGPAAASSAPAATPAPSTGPDLLKKPAAPAQEPRTPFDADAT, encoded by the coding sequence GTGTTCAACGACATAGGCGCACTCGAGCTGGTCACGATCGTGGTGCTCGCCGTCCTCATCTTCGGCCCGGACAAGCTGCCGAAGGTGATCCAGGACGTCTCGGGCTTCATCCGCAAGATCCGTGCCTTCTCGGACAGCGCCAAGCAGGACATCCGCTCCGAACTGGGCCCCGACTTCAAGGACTTCGAGTTCGAGGACCTGAACCCGAAGACCTTCATCCGCAAGCAGCTGACCGAGAACGAGGACCTCCAGGAGCTGCGCAGCAGCTTCGACCTCCGCAAGGAGCTGAACGAGGTCACCGACGCGGTCAACAGCCGGGAGACCGGACCGGCCGCCGCCTCCTCCGCGCCGGCCGCCACGCCCGCCCCCAGCACCGGCCCCGACCTGCTGAAGAAGCCCGCCGCTCCGGCCCAGGAGCCGCGCACCCCCTTCGACGCCGACGCCACCTGA
- a CDS encoding magnesium and cobalt transport protein CorA has product MSMLPYLRAAVRPALRRSTPVQPGYDTTRDPSASSAVVDCAVYRDGRRDRREPGGACLTPREALRRVREDGGFAWIGLHEPTEAEFAGIAATFGLHPLAVEDAVHAHQRPKLERYDETLFTVFKTIHYVEHAELTATSEVVETGEVMCFTGPDFVITVRHGGQGSLRSLRHRLQDDPELLSRGPSAVLHSIADHVVDGYIAVAAAVQDDIDEVESAVFAAPSKGVSRGGDAGRIYQLKREVLEFKRAVSPLLRPMELLSERPMRLVDPDIQKYFRDVADHLARVHEQVIGFDELLNSILQANLAQASVAQNEDMRKITSWAAIIAVPTMICGVYGMNFDHMPELHWRYGYPLVMATIVGSCFAIHRTLRRNGWL; this is encoded by the coding sequence ATGTCGATGCTGCCCTACCTCCGTGCCGCCGTCCGTCCGGCACTGCGCCGGTCCACCCCCGTACAGCCCGGCTACGACACCACCCGCGACCCCTCCGCCAGCAGCGCGGTGGTCGACTGCGCCGTGTACCGCGACGGCCGGCGCGACCGGCGGGAGCCGGGCGGGGCCTGCCTGACGCCGCGTGAGGCCCTGCGCCGGGTCCGCGAGGACGGCGGTTTCGCGTGGATCGGCCTGCACGAGCCCACCGAGGCCGAGTTCGCCGGGATCGCCGCCACCTTCGGCCTGCACCCGCTCGCCGTGGAGGACGCGGTGCACGCGCACCAGCGGCCGAAGCTGGAGCGCTACGACGAGACGCTCTTCACCGTCTTCAAGACGATCCACTACGTCGAGCACGCCGAACTCACCGCCACCAGCGAGGTGGTGGAGACCGGCGAGGTGATGTGCTTCACCGGCCCCGACTTCGTCATCACCGTCCGGCACGGCGGCCAGGGGTCCCTGCGGAGCCTGCGCCACCGCCTCCAGGACGACCCGGAACTGCTCTCGCGGGGCCCCTCGGCCGTGCTGCACTCCATCGCCGACCACGTGGTCGACGGCTACATCGCGGTCGCGGCGGCCGTACAGGACGACATCGACGAGGTGGAGAGCGCGGTCTTCGCCGCCCCCTCCAAGGGCGTCAGCCGGGGCGGCGACGCGGGCCGCATCTACCAGCTCAAGCGCGAGGTGCTGGAGTTCAAGCGGGCGGTCTCGCCGCTGCTGCGGCCGATGGAGCTGCTGAGCGAGCGGCCCATGCGGCTGGTGGACCCGGACATCCAGAAGTACTTCCGCGACGTGGCCGACCACCTCGCGCGGGTGCACGAGCAGGTCATCGGCTTCGACGAGCTGCTGAACTCGATCCTCCAGGCGAACCTGGCCCAGGCCTCCGTCGCCCAGAACGAGGACATGCGCAAGATCACCTCCTGGGCGGCGATCATCGCCGTGCCGACGATGATCTGCGGCGTGTACGGGATGAACTTCGACCACATGCCGGAGCTGCACTGGCGCTACGGCTATCCGCTGGTGATGGCCACCATCGTCGGGAGCTGTTTCGCCATCCACCGGACCCTGCGCCGCAACGGCTGGCTGTAG
- a CDS encoding S1C family serine protease, translating into MSDSQQSGPAPSWWSRPAGPAEPHPQDRTAPATPAAEEAADPVAEPVALPGPRYDPWGERPLQVVDHGKPRRGPGLWQLVVFGAVIALLAGGVGGYLGILAERRTGTRLELPQAAADDKGRAPDSVAGIAATALPGVVTLHVSGGGGSGTGTGFVLDEQGHILTNNHVVADAKDITVTFSTGDSVSAELVGRDGGYDLAVVKVSGVRGLRPLALGNSENVRVGDPVVAIGAPFDLSNTVTAGIISATGRPITAGGDKRDGSDISYVDALQTDAPINPGNSGGPLLDSRAHVIGINSAIRGADKGEDGDDPTRQSGSIGLGFAIPVNQGKRVAEELIRTGRATHPVIGVTLDMQYKGDGARVDAKGEDGKPSVVADGPGARAGIRPGDVITKVDGVRVHGGDELIIKIRAHRPGDRLGLTVLRDGKERTLDVVLGSASDS; encoded by the coding sequence ATGTCCGACAGTCAGCAGAGCGGTCCGGCTCCGTCGTGGTGGAGCCGGCCCGCCGGCCCTGCGGAGCCGCACCCGCAGGACCGGACCGCCCCCGCCACCCCGGCGGCGGAGGAGGCGGCAGACCCCGTCGCGGAGCCCGTCGCCCTGCCCGGCCCGCGCTACGACCCCTGGGGCGAGCGCCCGCTCCAGGTCGTGGACCACGGCAAGCCCCGCCGCGGCCCCGGGCTGTGGCAGCTGGTGGTCTTCGGCGCCGTCATCGCCCTCCTCGCGGGCGGTGTGGGCGGCTACCTCGGCATCCTCGCCGAGCGGCGCACCGGCACCCGCCTGGAGCTCCCGCAGGCCGCCGCCGACGACAAGGGCCGGGCCCCGGACAGCGTGGCCGGCATCGCGGCCACCGCACTGCCCGGCGTGGTCACCCTGCACGTCAGCGGAGGCGGCGGCAGCGGCACCGGAACCGGCTTCGTGCTGGACGAGCAGGGCCACATCCTGACGAACAACCACGTCGTCGCCGACGCCAAGGACATAACGGTCACCTTCAGCACCGGCGACAGCGTCTCCGCCGAGCTGGTCGGCCGCGACGGCGGCTACGACCTGGCCGTGGTCAAGGTGAGCGGCGTCCGGGGCCTGCGCCCGCTGGCGCTGGGGAACTCCGAGAACGTCCGCGTCGGCGACCCGGTCGTGGCCATCGGCGCCCCCTTCGACCTCTCCAACACCGTCACCGCGGGCATCATCAGCGCCACCGGCCGCCCCATCACCGCCGGCGGCGACAAGCGCGACGGCAGCGACATCAGCTACGTCGACGCCCTCCAGACCGACGCCCCCATCAACCCCGGCAACTCCGGCGGCCCGCTCCTCGACTCCCGCGCCCACGTGATCGGCATCAACAGCGCGATCCGCGGCGCCGACAAGGGCGAGGACGGCGACGACCCCACCCGCCAGAGCGGCAGCATCGGCCTCGGCTTCGCCATCCCCGTCAACCAGGGCAAGCGGGTCGCCGAGGAACTCATCCGCACCGGCCGCGCCACCCACCCCGTCATCGGCGTCACCCTGGACATGCAGTACAAGGGCGACGGAGCCCGGGTCGACGCCAAGGGCGAGGACGGCAAGCCCTCCGTGGTGGCCGACGGCCCCGGAGCCCGCGCCGGGATCAGGCCCGGCGACGTGATCACGAAGGTGGACGGCGTACGCGTACACGGAGGCGACGAGCTGATCATCAAGATCAGGGCCCACCGCCCGGGCGACCGGCTCGGCCTGACCGTGCTGCGCGACGGCAAGGAACGCACGCTGGACGTCGTCCTCGGTTCGGCCAGCGATTCCTGA
- a CDS encoding DUF6758 family protein: MRGEPSCPKCGGRVRAPGLFADSWQCAVHGAVHPLQPVIPPSVEGLEVVVNRANVPVWMPWPLPVGWLFTGVAVAGDDRSGGRATAVACTGPGPLGGLGELLLIAEELGVGLGSRFAGIDSPDPGPHIDVSAPPHAKVVAAGRPTPLWHVSGVPDDRAVFAGEARGLWLWAIVWPEQTGLLMYDELVLTDLRDAGAEVELLPCGALSPRILGSPS; encoded by the coding sequence ATGAGGGGCGAACCGAGTTGCCCGAAGTGTGGTGGCCGGGTCCGCGCGCCCGGCCTCTTCGCCGACTCCTGGCAGTGCGCGGTGCACGGCGCCGTCCACCCGCTACAGCCTGTGATCCCGCCCAGCGTCGAGGGGCTGGAGGTCGTCGTCAACCGGGCGAACGTGCCCGTGTGGATGCCGTGGCCGCTGCCGGTGGGATGGCTGTTCACCGGGGTGGCCGTCGCCGGCGACGACCGCAGCGGCGGCCGGGCCACCGCCGTCGCCTGCACGGGCCCCGGACCGCTGGGCGGCCTCGGGGAGCTGCTGCTGATCGCGGAGGAACTGGGCGTCGGGCTCGGCTCCCGCTTCGCGGGCATCGACTCCCCCGACCCCGGCCCGCACATCGACGTCTCGGCCCCGCCGCACGCCAAGGTCGTCGCGGCGGGCCGGCCCACACCGCTGTGGCACGTCTCCGGGGTCCCGGACGACCGGGCCGTGTTCGCCGGCGAGGCGCGGGGGCTGTGGCTGTGGGCCATCGTCTGGCCGGAACAGACGGGCCTCCTGATGTACGACGAACTCGTCCTCACCGACCTGCGCGACGCGGGCGCGGAGGTCGAACTCCTCCCCTGCGGCGCCCTCAGCCCCCGCATTTTGGGTTCCCCCTCTTAA
- a CDS encoding Mrp/NBP35 family ATP-binding protein, whose product MLDALATVNDPEIHRPITELGMVKSVEIGEGGAVAVTVYLTVSGCPMRETITKNVTEAVEKVAGVTSVAVSLDVMSDEQRKELAASLRGGTAEREVPFAKPGSLTRVYAVASGKGGVGKSSVTVNLAAAMAADGLKVGVVDADIYGHSVPRMLGVEGRPTQVENMIMPPSAHGVKVISIGMFTPGNAPVVWRGPMLHRALQQFLADVYWGDLDVLLLDLPPGTGDIAISVAQLVPNAEILVVTTPQQAAAEVAERAGSIAVQTHQKIVGVVENMSGLPCPHCDEMVDVFGSGGGQKVADGLTKTVGATVPVLGSIPIDVRLREGGDDGKPVVLSDPDSPAGAALRTIAGKLGGRARGLSGMSLGITPRNKF is encoded by the coding sequence ATCCTGGACGCGCTGGCGACGGTCAACGACCCCGAGATCCACCGGCCGATCACCGAGCTCGGCATGGTCAAATCGGTGGAGATCGGCGAGGGCGGCGCCGTCGCCGTCACGGTCTACCTCACGGTGTCGGGCTGCCCCATGCGCGAGACCATCACCAAGAACGTCACCGAGGCCGTCGAGAAGGTCGCGGGCGTCACCTCCGTCGCCGTCTCCCTGGACGTGATGAGCGACGAGCAGCGCAAGGAGCTGGCGGCCTCGCTGCGCGGCGGCACCGCCGAACGCGAGGTGCCCTTCGCCAAGCCCGGCTCGCTGACCCGCGTCTACGCGGTCGCCTCCGGCAAGGGCGGCGTCGGCAAGTCCTCCGTCACGGTCAACCTGGCCGCGGCGATGGCGGCCGACGGCCTGAAGGTCGGCGTGGTCGACGCGGACATCTACGGCCACAGCGTGCCGCGGATGCTCGGCGTCGAGGGCCGTCCGACCCAGGTCGAGAACATGATCATGCCGCCGTCGGCGCACGGCGTGAAGGTCATCTCCATCGGCATGTTCACCCCGGGCAACGCGCCGGTGGTGTGGCGCGGCCCGATGCTCCACCGCGCCCTCCAGCAGTTCCTCGCCGATGTGTACTGGGGCGACCTGGACGTGCTGCTGCTGGACCTGCCGCCGGGTACCGGTGACATCGCGATCTCCGTGGCGCAGCTGGTGCCGAACGCCGAGATCCTCGTCGTGACCACCCCGCAGCAGGCCGCCGCCGAGGTCGCGGAGCGGGCCGGCTCGATCGCGGTGCAGACCCACCAGAAGATCGTGGGCGTCGTCGAGAACATGTCGGGCCTGCCGTGCCCGCACTGCGACGAGATGGTGGACGTGTTCGGCTCGGGCGGCGGCCAGAAGGTCGCCGACGGCCTGACCAAGACGGTCGGCGCGACGGTGCCGGTGCTGGGCTCGATCCCGATCGACGTCCGGCTGCGCGAGGGCGGCGACGACGGCAAGCCCGTGGTCCTGTCCGACCCGGACTCCCCGGCGGGCGCGGCACTGCGCACGATCGCCGGCAAGCTCGGCGGCCGTGCCCGCGGCCTGTCGGGCATGTCCCTGGGCATCACACCGCGCAACAAGTTCTGA
- a CDS encoding DUF3117 domain-containing protein, translated as MAAMKPRTGDGPLEVTKEGRGIVMRVPLEGGGRLVVELTPDEADALGDALKKVVG; from the coding sequence ATGGCGGCCATGAAGCCGCGGACGGGCGACGGCCCGCTCGAGGTCACCAAGGAGGGGCGAGGCATCGTCATGCGCGTACCGCTCGAAGGCGGCGGTCGGCTTGTCGTCGAGCTGACTCCGGACGAGGCGGACGCCCTGGGTGACGCCCTGAAGAAGGTCGTCGGCTAA